The genomic region ACTTATTATGCAATAATGGAAGAATCAAAAGATTCAACAGGTTCACTATTTTATAATATTGCAATCATTAATGAACAACTCAATATACAATAAAAGCTCCCTCACTATAAATAGATTGGTGGTTATCATACTAATACAAGCTTTCATTATCAAAAGTCAATTAAAATGCGGTCACATAACCGCAAAATATTGACTTTTTCCTATTTTATAGTATAGTGTATACGGGATTAGAGTATGGTTTTATGTAAAATTAAAAATAGTTACTGAAAATGAGAATGAAGTTCTTAAATGCCTAGGATTTCATGAAGACGAATTCAAGTAAATAATAGGAGGTATTTGTTATGAAAAAATATTGTGAAGAATGTGGATTTGAAAATGAAACAAAAATAGTTATAAAAAAAGAATCTTATGAGGTTTGTGGAGAAACAATAGAAGTAAATGCAAGAGTGTTGACATGCCAAGAATGTGGAGAAGAGTTTTATTGTGAAGATCTTGATAGTGAAACATTAGTTAGTGCATATAATGAATATCGTAGAAGACATAAACTTTTATTTGCAGAGGATATAAAGAAAATTAGAGAACAATATGGATTAAGCCAAAGAAGTTTTGCAAAACTTCTTAATTGGGGTGATAAAACAATTCATAGATATGAAAATGGTTCAATACAAGATAAAGCACATAACAGTTTACTGCTTTTTTTAAAAGAACCAGAAAATATGAAATTATATATTAAGGAAAATGAAATTTCTCTAAATGATAAACAAAAAGATAAGTTATTGAAGTTAATTGATAAATTAGAAGAAGATAGGGGGTATCGAGAAAAAAATAATTTTTTTGAAATGCTTTTTCCAAAAGAATTATCAGAAGAAAATGGATTTAAATGTTTTGATTATGAAAAAGTATGTGCTATGGTTCTTTTCTTTGCAAATAAGAACACAGAATTATTAAAAACAAAACTTCTTAAATTACTTAATTATGCAGATATGATTTATTATAAGGAAAATGGTGTTTCTATTACTGGAAGTAGATATATCCATTTACCTTATGGACCAGTCATGGAAAATTCTGATATTTTATTTGGGAAAATGACAGATGATCATATTGCACGAATTGATGTTATCTATGAGGGAAAGTATGAGAAACATCAAGTTGTCCCTGAAGAACTATTTCCAGAAGGTGTACTCACAGATGCTGAACTATCTGTTTTAGAACGTATATATACTAGGTTCGTTGACTTTGGATCTGTAGAAATATCAAATTATTCTCACGAAGAAAAAGGATATGCTTCAACAAAACATAGAGAAATTATTTCTTATTCTTATGCAAAATATATAGACTTGCATTAAGATATTCTATAATACTAACTTAAGATAAAAAGCTTGTAGACATGGTCTATAAGCTTTTTATCATTAATTCTTCATATCCTGAATTTTCATCCATTTCTCTAGTGAAACAATATTCTTCCATTTCTAAAATCACTATCTCACAAGTTGTATTCACAAGACAACCATCCATTAAGTGACCACCAATTGTACATAAATCATTATCACTTAAGGAAATATGCAAATGACTACCATGCAATGAAACAGTACCCATTAAAGATACTATTTCATAATCTTTCTTATCATAATGCAACGTTACACCATCTGCTTTACGAATACAAACAGTGTGGATACACCCAACACCAGATAAAATACATCCAGCTTGAATATTATTTTCTAATACATACTGATCTATTTTTTTCATTATATCATCATTATAAACCAATCGAAAAACATGTGTTTTCATAAATAGAACTCCTCTTTATTTTATTAAAAAAGCATTCATTAGAATGCTTTTTTAGAATTTACCACCACGGCCACCGCTACTTCCGCCACCGCCGCCACGGCCACCGCCACCACCATTGTTTTTAGGTTTTACGGTTTTTGATACATGGCTGTATAAGAAACGATCATTGCTATCGGTAAGATTAAATGTTTCTCTAGAAAGATAATTTCCAGCACTATCATTAGCACGAATTGTGTTCATTTGTTTTGATAAGCTAACTACGTATAATATAGAAACAACAACTGAACCAACAACAATATAAATAAGATATTCAAAAATATCAGTAAATTCTTTATATTCATGACTATATGTATAAGGAGTATCTGTTTTTGCTTCTTTTACAAAAAGGGAACTATAGTAAACAAAATCATAAAATCCTTCATCATAATCA from Tannockella kyphosi harbors:
- a CDS encoding type II TA system antitoxin MqsA family protein encodes the protein MKKYCEECGFENETKIVIKKESYEVCGETIEVNARVLTCQECGEEFYCEDLDSETLVSAYNEYRRRHKLLFAEDIKKIREQYGLSQRSFAKLLNWGDKTIHRYENGSIQDKAHNSLLLFLKEPENMKLYIKENEISLNDKQKDKLLKLIDKLEEDRGYREKNNFFEMLFPKELSEENGFKCFDYEKVCAMVLFFANKNTELLKTKLLKLLNYADMIYYKENGVSITGSRYIHLPYGPVMENSDILFGKMTDDHIARIDVIYEGKYEKHQVVPEELFPEGVLTDAELSVLERIYTRFVDFGSVEISNYSHEEKGYASTKHREIISYSYAKYIDLH
- a CDS encoding PPC domain-containing DNA-binding protein codes for the protein MKTHVFRLVYNDDIMKKIDQYVLENNIQAGCILSGVGCIHTVCIRKADGVTLHYDKKDYEIVSLMGTVSLHGSHLHISLSDNDLCTIGGHLMDGCLVNTTCEIVILEMEEYCFTREMDENSGYEELMIKSL